The genomic DNA ATTCTTGTTGATGGTCGCACGGACGCGGCCATGTACGTGAGCAAGACGTGAAAATATGTCGATTACCGGATCAAGCTGGCGTCGGTTGGTGAGGTATCCGGCAGTGAGAACAAGATTGCCTATGCTTGCCCCTTTGAGATTGAAGTCCGGGGGCATGAGTTTGATGAAATTCTTGAAGTGGTTGCAGATAACCCGGCGCATGGGGGCGGGAATGTCGCGCACCAACGGGTTGTTGGCTTGCGCCATGTCCTTCAATTCTTTTTGCAATTCATCCTGTTGTGCTGTTTTTGAGAGGCGATATGTAAAAAGTTCGAATATTTCAGGGTTGCCTTTGACGGACTGGTCGGCCAGCGCCATGAGACGGTTACGGATGTCGCCTACGGCGGGCATGCCAAATGCTTCACGCAGCACTGCGGAACTCCCGCCGGAGTCAAACGGCGTGATCAGGTGAATTGAGTTGTGCGTATACCGGATAAGCTCTCGCGAAGCTTCCCGCAGGGCCGTGCCTCCGCTGAAAAACAGAATGTGCGGACCACGCTCCGGAGTCTGTTTGCAGAGTGCCAGCTTGCGCTGGTCCGGTATCCTTATTGTGCGTGTAGAACAGGAGGGCATGTGGGTGGCCTTTAGTCGTACTTGGCGTGACAGTGCCCTTTCTGAAAGGCGATCTGGTCAATTGTTTCGTTCAGTCGGGCAAGGTCGCCGGATTTGTACGCTTCGGCAAATTCCGCGCATGCATCAGTGTATGCCTCGTAGTAATCGTCTCCATACCCCGGATACGATACCATCAATACGGAATCCGCCAGAAAGGAATCGACAGCGTCCTTGGGGGGGATCTGGTCGTTGTGAATCATTTTGAAAATCATTCTGAAGCTTGATTTCATCCGTTTTTTCAGGTCTTTGTATTCCGGCTTTACCAATGGGGCGGCGGGCTGGTCCTGTGCAATATCAAATGTAGGCTCGCATGTCGCTTTTGATTTGAACTTGACCCTGAGAGATATTTTGCCGAACTCGTCCTTGATTTTTATGCGTATCTTTTTGAAATCATTGGCACATGCAAAGTCGCCTTCTCCTCCCTTTTCAAGGGCGTCTGCCAACTCACGGAAGAAAGTCGGCAGTTCGGAAGGGGCGATGTATTTGTCCAGCCTTGATTCTTTTTTCATACGCAGATTCTCCTGTTGGATATTTATCTGATAGTAAACCTGAAATCAGCGAATTCTACAATTGGAGGTTGTTGGGGGAAACCTGGCAGGCCTCCACATTGTCTGTCAGAGGTTGTGGCAGCTATCCTGCTTGATTTCAAATGGTTTATTTGTGTAATAATACATGCAGGAACAGGAAAAGGGTATTATCTTTGCAAAAGTATTTCAGCGGGCGTGTCTGGCGTCAATCTATTGAACCTCAATGGCGGTAATATGCTGGATTTTCAGGCACCACATGATTTCTTGGCGCAACTTGATTATCTGCGCGACGTACAGCGGAACTTCGGCGGTGTGTCCGGACGGCTGGACATGTTCACGGTCTTTACGAAGATTCTGACTGTGGTTGTGCCGTTGGTCGCTGTCGTGGCTGCCTGGTATTATCGGCATATATTCCTTTTCGGTGCCCTCAGGTTTGTTGCTCGCCTTTTTTCGCGCCGC from uncultured Pseudodesulfovibrio sp. includes the following:
- a CDS encoding GAK system CofD-like protein, with amino-acid sequence MPSCSTRTIRIPDQRKLALCKQTPERGPHILFFSGGTALREASRELIRYTHNSIHLITPFDSGGSSAVLREAFGMPAVGDIRNRLMALADQSVKGNPEIFELFTYRLSKTAQQDELQKELKDMAQANNPLVRDIPAPMRRVICNHFKNFIKLMPPDFNLKGASIGNLVLTAGYLTNRRQLDPVIDIFSRLAHVHGRVRATINKNLHLAVHLQNGNIVVGQHNITAKEVAPLASAITDIWLTDSLDSDKPVQTPISPKTRNCIAEASLICYPIGSFYSSVIANLIPQGTGRTIAENTCPKLFVPNTTADPETIGMSVADQVGTLQKHLVRSGAPNEIAGLELVLIDSRNADYPNGIDLPGLKGRGVEIIDTKLVTPTSSPFIDAHRLNEVLLSLA
- a CDS encoding GAK system XXXCH domain-containing protein, with the translated sequence MKKESRLDKYIAPSELPTFFRELADALEKGGEGDFACANDFKKIRIKIKDEFGKISLRVKFKSKATCEPTFDIAQDQPAAPLVKPEYKDLKKRMKSSFRMIFKMIHNDQIPPKDAVDSFLADSVLMVSYPGYGDDYYEAYTDACAEFAEAYKSGDLARLNETIDQIAFQKGHCHAKYD